A window of Scomber scombrus chromosome 23, fScoSco1.1, whole genome shotgun sequence contains these coding sequences:
- the ltb4r gene encoding leukotriene B4 receptor 1 — translation MMASNITTAISSTAFSLPISASALGGIVILTLAFVLGFPGNLFVVWSVFCRVRKRSVTCLLVLNLSLADAFVLLSAPLFLRYLAGGKGWEFGSAACKLVHYLSSVNMYVSIYLICLMSLDRCMAVTKPFLSQRMRTKRSLLVLLLVVWVMAFILSLPMPFYRSNLKKTFHNNITLSFCIPYHWRSVNHKVFQYVFETIMGCLVPFTLINVCYISVICRLKSAKFQRKNKGSRLILLIICAFAVFWLPYHIVNIIEVVGLLTGSVSVLNAARTARPNVTAFAYFSSAVNPILYVFAGSSHIRQAGLSFMAKLFEATNSESRSTSFTRSSRANSSPDETSVLHTMSVKLGKALKGKDKERSSSTAEKYLGESVFKTLESAEQIE, via the exons ATGATGGCATCCAATATCACCACCGCCATCTCCTCCACTGCATTCTCTCTGCCCATCAGCGCCTCAGCTCTGGGTGGCATTGTAATCTTGACCCTGGCGTTTGTGCTGGGCTTCCCTGGGAACCTGTTTGTGGTTTGGTCGGTGTTCTGCAGAGTGAGGAAGCGATCAGTGACTTGTTTGTTGGTGCTGAATCTGTCCCTGGCAGATGCTTTCGTGCTGCTCAGCGCCCCTTTGTTCTTACGTTACTTGGCTGGGGGCAAAGGCTGGGAGTTTGGTTCAGCAGCGTGCAAACTGGTGCATTACCTGTCGAGTGTGAACATGTACGTGTCCATCTACCTCATCTGCCTGATGAGCTTGGACCGCTGCATGGCCGTCACAAAGCCTTTTCTTTCTCAGAGAATGCGAACCAAACGCTCCCTGCTGGTCCTCCTGCTAGTGGTCTGGGTGATGGCGTTCATCTTGTCACTGCCGATGCCCTTCTACCGCAG TAATCTGAAGAAGacatttcacaataatattactCTGAGCTTCTGCATACCGTACCACTGGCGCAGCGTGAACCACAAGGTCTTCCAATACGTGTTTGAGACCATCATGGGTTGCCTGGTGCCCTTCACCCTCATCAACGTCTGTTACATCTCCGTCATCTGCCGTCTGAAAAGCGCCAAGTTCCAACGCAAGAATAAAGGCAGCCGCTTGATCCTGCTGATCATCTGTGCCTTCGCCGTATTCTGGCTGCCCTATCACATTGTCAACATCATAGAG GTGGTTGGCCTGTTGACTGGCAGTGTTTCAGTGCTCAATGCTGCGCGTACAGCCCGTCCCAATGTCACAGCGTTCGCCTATTTCAGCAGCGCCGTCAACCCCATCCTCTACGTGTTCGCCGGCAGTTCCCACATTCGTCAAGCTGGCTTAAGCTTCATGGCCAAACTGTTTGAGGCCACCAACTCAGAGAGCAGGAGCACGTCCTTCACCCGCAGCAGCCGTGCAAACTCTTCACCAGATGAGACATCTGTTCTGCACACAATGTCCGTCAAACTGGGGAAGGCTTTGAAAGGCAAAGAcaaggagaggagcagcagcacagcagagaaATATCTGGGCGAGTCTGTATTCAAGACTCTAGAAAGTGCTGAGCAGATCGAATAG
- the LOC134005497 gene encoding leukotriene B4 receptor 1-like translates to MAQRHIFSLNSTLSAANETIVDSQVGTAMGALILGLVFLLGFPGNLFIIWSILARARKQSITTLLILNLAIADGSLMALTPFFIIYLVMKKWVFGNVMCKIIFYLCLVNMYASIQLIMLMSVYRLVAVLWPQRVSAITGQRTVLRMLAVVWVVVMVASVPAIIFRSVRMTDGRGVCDSFHDEDSHVVIQYTLELMVGFLIPYGIIVFSYICILRKIRQTKFRRRIRSEKLILAIVVTFCIFWLPYHVINMVQVTWALCPPGKPKELLGNIWRRSRAVTSSLAFMSSSANPVLYFFAGKSYIRREGLAFMARLFEGTGLESATRKSRQNSQNSRDKDKDADAVMLKDKDQDSVTNSSSNVKPVKNGK, encoded by the exons ATGGCCcagagacacattttttctctcaaCTCTACACTGAGTGCAGCAAATGAGACCATTGTGGATAGTCAAGTCGGCACTGCTATGGGTGCCCTCATCTTAGGCCTCGTCTTCCTCTTGGGCTTCCCTGGAAACCTTTTCATCATCTGGAGTATCCTGGCGCGTGCCCGAAAGCAGTCCATCACCACCCTCCTCATCCTCAACCTAGCTATTGCCGATGGCTCCCTGATGGCTCTGACCCCGTTCTTCATCATCTACCTGGTTATGAAGAAGTGGGTGTTTGGGAATGTGATGTGCAAGATCATCTTTTACCTCTGCCTGGTCAATATGTACGCCTCCATCCAGCTCATCATGCTGATGAGCGTCTACAGGCTGGTGGCAGTGCTGTGGCCGCAGCGCGTCAGTGCCATCACGGGCCAGAGGACTGTCTTGCGGATGCTGGCGGTGGTGTGGGTGGTTGTGATGGTCGCCTCTGTTCCTGCAATTATCTTCAGAAGTGTAAGGATGACTGATGGTCGCGGGGTGTGCGATTCATTCCATGATGAAGACAGCCAT GTGGTAATCCAGTATACACTGGAACTCATGGTGGGGTTTTTAATTCCCTATGGGATCATTGTATTTAGTTACATCTGCATCTTACGGAAGATCCGGCAGACCAAGTTCCGCCGTCGCATCCGTAGTGAGAAGCTCATCCTAGCCATCGTGGTGACCTTCTGCATCTTTTGGTTACCCTACCACGTCATCAACATGGTGCAA GTTACATGGGCTTTGTGTCCACCTGGTAAACCAAAAGAATT ACTGGGTAATATATGGCGCAGGAGCCGTGCCGTCACCTCGTCCCTGGCGTTCATGAGCAGCTCTGCAAACCCGGTGCTCTACTTCTTTGCTGGCAAGTCCTACATTCGGCGAGAAGGGCTGGCGTTCATGGCCCGCTTGTTTGAGGGCACAGGGCTGGAGTCCGCCACCCGGAAGAGTCGACAGAACAGCCAGAACAGTcgtgacaaagacaaagacgcGGATGCCGTCATGCTAAAAGACAAAGATCAGGACTCTGTTACCAACTCGAGCTCTAATGTCAAACCTGTGAAGAATGGTAAATAG
- the LOC134005639 gene encoding tripartite motif-containing protein 16-like, which produces MAEKKHKQEERCGVDLNPDQFRCSVCLELLLEPVTLHCGHSFCQKCIKRFWDVKNVKGEYTCPDCRERFSPRPVLRRNNTLAEVVEKLKRSQSQQTSPSAPLACDAPTDVVCDFCGGTKPMKATMSCLTCLASYCPAHLEPHYSVPVLMKHQLVSAMVPLCTKICTEHSKLMEIYCQTDKQLVCSLCTVKDHEGHKTVPVSTQKAETEKWLVSSQKKVQERVQQGEEEQRKLSEEEENLKSCAEASVKDCDKIFDQLISSMQKRRSEVKQLITAQEKSAITQVKELRLQQGEEIAKLRTRDALLERLLYTDDHIYLIQAFSNFCDPPEISVGAGPPRSFREVTDCVSELRDKLEAMLKDTWPRISATASYVDFTLTPEPTTREECLQYRCALTLDVNSNYAYLYLVDKMHRMKPGPSPYAAHPDRFTKFAQVLCEEGLSERCYWEVEWYGRSLSAAVSYKDISRTSDDSRFGSNNKSWSLECTSKGYSFRHNNVETPVSGPCSYKIGVYLDYKAGILCFYHVSDSVVLLHKVQTTFTQPLYPGLGLDYQWYDAGVYAQLVKLL; this is translated from the exons ATGGCTGAGAAGAAACATAAACAAGAGGAGAGGTGTGGAGTTGACCTGAACCCGGATCAGTTCCGCTGTTCAGTATGTCTGGAGCTGCTTTTAGAGCCAGTCACTCTTCACTGCGGTCATAGTTTCTGCCAAAAGTGTATAAAACGCTTCTGGGACGTGAAGAATGTGAAGGGAGAGTACACCTGCCCCGATTGCAGAGAGAGATTCAGTCCCAGGCCTGTGCTGCGGAGGAACAACACACTGGCTGAG gttgtggagaagctgaAGAGGAGTCAGAGCCAGCAGACttctccctctgctcctctggCTTGTGATGCCCCGACAGATGTTGTCTGTGATTTCTGCGGTGGTACCAAACCCATGAAAGCCACTATGTCTTGCCTGACGTGCTTGGCATCGTACTGTCCAGCCCACCTCGAGCCTCACTACAGTGTTCCTGTGTTGATGAAGCACCAGCTAGTCTCTGCTATGGTCCCGCTGTGTACGAAGATATGTACAGAGCACAGCAAGCTGATGGAGATCTACTGTCAGACAGACAAGCAGCTTGTTTGCTCTCTGTGTACTGTAAAAGACCACGAGGGACACAAAACAGTCCCTGTTTCAACACAGAAGGCTGAGACAGAG AAATGGCTGGTCTCAAGTCAAAAGAAAGTCCAGGAAAGAGTCcagcagggagaggaggagcagagaaagCTCAGCGAAGAGGAGGAGAATCTCAAG AGTTGTGCCGAGGCTTCGGTGAAAGACTGTGACAAGATCTTCGACCAGTTAATCTCCTCCATGCAGAAAAGACGCAGCGAGGTGAAGCAGCTGATCACAGCACAGGAGAAGTCTGCAATCACTCAGGTTAAAGAGCTGCGGCTGCAGCAGGGGGAAGAGATTGCCAAGCTGAGAACAAGAGACGCTCTCCTGGAACGGCTGCTGTACACCGACGACCACATCTATTTGATTCAG GCTTTCTCCAATTTCTGCGACCCTCCGGAGATTTCAGTTGGAGCTGGTCCTCCACGCTCCTTCAGAGAGgtgactgactgtgtgtctgAGCTGAGAGACAAGCTGGAGGCCATGCTGAAGGACACGTGGCCAAGGATCTCTGCCACAG CTTCTTATGTAGACTTCACACTGACACCAGAACCAACAACCAGAGAGGAGTGTTTACAAT ATCGCTGTGCTCTCACACTGGATGTGAACTCAAACTACGCCTATCTCTACCTGGTAGACAAGATGCACAGGATGAAGCCTGGTCCCAGCCCATATGCTGCTCACCCAGACAGGTTTACTAAGTTTGCACAAGTGCTGTGCGAAGAGGGTTTGTCAGAGCGATGTTATTGGGAGGTGGAGTGGTACggtcgctctctctctgctgcagtgtCATACAAAGACATCAGCCGAACATCGGATGACTCACGGTTTGGAAGCAACAACAAGTCCTGGAGCTTAGAGTGCACATCAAAGGGCTACTCGTTCCGTCACAATAATGTAGAAACACCAGTGTCAGGACCTTGCTCCTACAAGATTGGAGTATACCTGGATTATAAAGCAGGCatcttgtgtttttatcatGTCTCTGACTCGGTGGTGCTGCTCCACAAAGTTCAGACCACCTTCACACAGCCTCTCTATCCTGGACTCGGGCTTGACTATCAATGGTATGATGCTGGAGTGTATGCACAGCTGGTCAAGTTGTtgtag
- the LOC134005498 gene encoding uncharacterized protein LOC134005498: MTSGASAKPTAGNNIAVEGHVCLGGGGNSSCSGRVEIFHRGQRGTVCDDGWDQGDFRPFLVVLSVICLLVSNKAVVTLQPNGPLIYSGETITVRCEIEGGGNTRWEYEWRVNNMDISHKDNEYKIIRASVSHSGDYRCKGRKDSYYSTEWSDVFTLTVSSNKPKPTLTSDKTIIPVGGSVTLTCSVDDSADWKYDWFRQTSESSEAQLIRNVNLNRVISVNQGGIYYCRGGRGGGRGDSVFYTEDSNKVTIQETVSNKAVVTLQPNGPLIYSGETITVRCEIEGGGNTGWEYEWRENNTNISHKDNEYKIIRASVSHSGDYRCKGRKDSYSSTEWSDVFTLTVSSNKPKAKLRADNRDIPVGGSVTLTCSVGSSSSGWKYYWYRGEKTSEPLTTQYAVLQSNGQISVSQGGVYWCRGGRGDPVYLTEYSDYIRINKYDVHSAMTLKVSPDRVQHFTNDSVSLSCEGNFTKWRVRRFPEDQNWSDCYNWRSMTGSTCNISSYQQSDAVYWCEFGSGEFSNAVNITIQKADIILVSPVHPVTEGQSVTLGCKLKRGELLSNVFFYQNDKLIQNDTRRELKISAVSKSDEGFYKCKYSGEESAQSWMSVQAVSRPENSSSLVPLIVSPIQSESTNQDSATHQMVNLNETQDHIYNSLLHGDVCVYESIRGSEDPENGKV; the protein is encoded by the exons ATGACATCTGGAGCCTCGGCCAAACCAACAGCAGGTAACAACATAGCAGTTGAGGGGCATGTCTGCCTGGGTGGTGGAGGAAACAGCTCCTGCTCTGGTAGAGTGGAGATCTTCCACCGAGGACAGCGGGGCACAGTGTGTGATGATGGATGGGACCagggcgattttagaccctttttagtGGTGCTCTCAGTAATCTGCCTGCTTG TTTCCAACAAGGCTGTTGTGACTCTGCAACCCAACGGTCCTCTGATATACAGTGGTGAGACAATCACTGTCAGATGTGAGATAGAGGGAGGTGGAAACACTCGATGGGAATATGAATGGAGAGTAAACAACATGGACATATCTCACAAAGATAATGAATACAAGATTATCAGAGCTTCTGTTTCCCACAGTGGAGACTACAGGTGTAAGGGTAGAAAGGACTCATATTACTCAACAGAGTGGAGTGATGTCTTCACATTGACAGTATCAT CAAATAAACCCAAACCCACACTGACATCAGACAAAACCATCATACCAGTAGGAGGCAGTGTGACACTGACCTGCTCTGTGGACGATTCTGCTGACTGGAAATACGACTGGTTCAGACAAACCTCTGAGTCTTCTGAAGCTCAACTCATAAGAAATGTTAACCTGAACAGAGTCATTAGTGTTAATCAAGGAGGCATCTACtactgcagaggaggaagaggaggaggaagaggagactcAGTCTTCTACACAGAGGACAGCAACAAAGTTACTATTCAGGAAACTG TTTCCAACAAGGCTGTTGTGACTCTGCAACCCAACGGTCCTCTGATATACAGTGGTGAGACAATCACTGTCAGATGTGAGATAGAGGGAGGTGGAAACACTGGATGGGAATATGAAtggagagaaaacaacacaaacatatcTCACAAAGATAATGAATACAAGATTATCAGAGCTTCTGTTTCCCACAGTGGAGACTACAGGTGTAAGGGTAGAAAGGACTCATATTCCTCAACAGAGTGGAGTGATGTCTTCACATTGACAGTATCAT CAAATAAACCAAAGGCCAAACTGAGAGCTGACAACAGAGATattccagtagggggcagtgtGACCCTGACCTGCTCTGTGGGCTCATCATCATCTGGTTGGAAATACTACTGgtacagaggagagaaaacctCTGAACCCCTGACCACACAATATGCTGTTTTACAATCAAATGGACAAATCAGTGTCTCACAGGGAGGAGTCTACTGgtgcagaggagggagaggagaccCAGTTTACCTCACAGAGTACAGTGATTATATCAGGATCAACAAATATG ATGTTCATTCAGCAATGACTCTCAAAGTGAGTCCTGACAGAGTGCAGCACTTCACCAATGACTCTGTCTCACTGAGCTGTGAAGGAAACTTCACTAAGTGGAGAGTGAGGAGGTTTCCTGAGGACCAGAACTGGTCAGACTGTTATAACTGGAGGTCCATGACTGGATCCACATGCAACATCAGCAGTTATCAGCAGAGTGATGCAGTGTACTGGTGTGAGTTTGGATCAGGAGAGTTCAGCAATGCAGTCAACATCACTATACaga AAGCAGATATTATCCTGGTGAGCCCTGTGCATCCTGTGACTGAGGGACAGTCTGTTACTCTTGGCTGCAAACTGAAGAGAGGAGAATTACTTTCCAACGTGTTTTTCTATCAAAATGACAAACTTATCCAAAATGATACCAGAAGAGAGCTGAAGATCTCTGCAGTGTCAAAGTCAGACGAAGGTTTCTACAAGTGTAAATACTCAGGAGAAGAATCAGCACAGAGTTGGATGTCAGTTCAGG CAGTGTCCAGGCCTGAAAACTCTTCCTCTCTTGTACCATTAATTGTTAG tcCAATCCAGTCTGAGAGCACCAATCAGGACTCTGCCACACATCAGATGGTCAACCTGAATGAAACTCAAGATCACATCTACAATTCTCTTCTCCATG GTGATGTTTGTGTCTATGAATCAATCAGAGGATCTGAAGACCCTGAAAACGGTAAAGTATAA